One Ahaetulla prasina isolate Xishuangbanna chromosome 1, ASM2864084v1, whole genome shotgun sequence DNA window includes the following coding sequences:
- the INAFM2 gene encoding putative transmembrane protein INAFM2, whose product MKEKEAGAAGERGKPATYTGDKKARMAAKTNKKWVRLATVLAYVLSVSLAAIVLAVYYSLIWQPVRGGSQPHTQPQPPEAPPSPVNPGTSNGERPAAPIEGEGGDSSAPVNPGDSSNP is encoded by the coding sequence ATGAAGGAGAAGGAGGCGGGGGCGGCCGGGGAGCGGGGCAAGCCGGCCACTTACACCGGGGACAAGAAGGCGCGCATGGCGGCCAAGACCAACAAGAAGTGGGTGCGCTTGGCCACCGTGCTGGCCTACGTACTCTCCGTCTCCTTGGCCGCCATCGTGCTGGCCGTCTACTACAGCCTCATCTGGCAGCCGGTGAGAGGCGGCAGTCAGCCGCACACCCAGCCCCAGCCGCCCGAAGCGCCCCCCAGCCCCGTCAACCCGGGAACCAGCAACGGAGAGCGTCCGGCGGCGCCGATTGAAGGCGAAGGCGGCGACTCTTCGGCTCCGGTAAATCCCGGCGACAGCTCGAACCCGTAA